The DNA segment ACTTTTGCTACTGGTTGAACTGTAACAGACACAGAAGTTTTCGCAAGTATATTGGCTTTGATTTGACCTTTAACAGAAGCGAGAGCAGGTTGTTGATTGAGTGAGACGCACTGCATGAGCTTGATAAATAATACTTATGTCATGTTTGCCAACATTCTGCACATCAGCAGCTCTATGATAAATTGATGTGATTTAACAAAGACGGCTGTTTTATGTCTGAAGTCAATTATCAACAGCCCATTAGTACAGTAGCTACTCTCATCGAGATGTACACTGCGGGAAGGCGTGATTTTAACCGCGCTGAATTGGGTGATGCTAATTTACAAAATGTAGATATCAAAGGCTCTGACCTTAGCTACGCTGATTTAAGTACAGCTAATCTTAGAGGAGCCAACCTGAGGGGAACTGACTTAAGCTTTGCTGATTTAAGTCAAGCTGATTTGCAAGATGCTGATTTGCGAGGCGCATTATTAATGTCTGCCAATCTCCGCCAAGCTAACCTCCAGGGTGCAAAATTAGAAAAAGCTGATTGCGATCGCAATACTCATTTTCCCGAAAATTTTGATCTCCTAAAAGCAGGCTTGCAACTCAAAGAACAATAAAATATCCGGTAAGGTTTATTTGCGTCTAAGGAGTTGGGCGATCGCCTCAGCTAACTCTACTGGGTCGGCTGGTTTGGGTATATGCTTTTGAAAGCCTGCGGCAATGGCTTGTCTTTGATCAATTTCTCCAGCATAGGCAGTCAGAGCGATCGCTGGAATTTGTCCGCCTTGTTCTGGCGACCATTTTCTAATTTGCCGCAACAACATATAACCATCAATTTGTGGCATCCCAATATCACTTAACAGTACATCTGGCTTTGAGCGAGCTAGAGCTTCCAATGCCTCTATCGCCGATGCTACCGCCGTCACACTTGCACCACACTGTTCTAGAGCAAAGCTAAAAAATTC comes from the Nostoc sp. PCC 7120 = FACHB-418 genome and includes:
- a CDS encoding pentapeptide repeat-containing protein, which translates into the protein MSEVNYQQPISTVATLIEMYTAGRRDFNRAELGDANLQNVDIKGSDLSYADLSTANLRGANLRGTDLSFADLSQADLQDADLRGALLMSANLRQANLQGAKLEKADCDRNTHFPENFDLLKAGLQLKEQ